Part of the Falco cherrug isolate bFalChe1 chromosome 1, bFalChe1.pri, whole genome shotgun sequence genome, CTGTTGCTGGAATTGTTACcttcatttttttgcagtttcttcatCTACCTGCATCAGTACCCTAGCATATGCATACCTTGCTGTCTTGGAGCTATGGATGATTTCATTTGGGAGAAACTGCTCCATCAAGGTGGAGAATGTAGGCCTGATGAGGGAATGAAGAGATGGTGGGCACTACTTATTTCATCTTGTGGCTGAAAAgtgtatgatttttattttgcaatttaatCAGATTGCAATTTTAGTGAAATCCAGGTGAGCATGTTTTTGTGGACCTTTTAACTGAGAAAGGACTTTTAGTGTGTCATAGCAAAAAGGTGTCAGATCAGAGGTGCTTGGAAAACTGCTCTTAGaccactggggaaaaaatgtaacattttctgAGAATTGGCTTCAGGTCTCAGAACATGGTCTGACTCTCACTTGTTCTTCCTTAATTGGTTGATATTTAGTCCTTTATATAGCCTAAAAGCAAAGTTAAAATTTTCTACATTACTACTGTACAACTTTCCGTTGTCTAGTTCTGTGCTTGTCTCTGTTCTGTGACTGACTTTCTGCCAAAACAatgtgtttgcttgttttcaggaACTCATCTTCGGGGTCTAGAAACTACAGCTACTTATGACCCTGCTACCCAGGAATTCATCCTCAACAGCCCCACTGTGACCTCCATTAAGTGGTGGCCAGGTGGACGTAAGTGCATCACCGTGTGTCTAAATCTGGAAGATGTGCAGAAAAACGGAGGGAGGTGATGTCATGTGGATTATATTTACAGAATGATGTCTGAAAGTTCATCCAAAGAGCTGGCTGAAAGGCAGTTACTCTTGCACAAGTGACAAATTTATCAGAGCCTACTAAAACTTTGGGTTATCTGTGCTCTGAGTTGTTTCTCAGAATCATTTGCGCTGTATGGATTTGGCATAATTCTTGTTGGGTTGTATCAAAATCCTTGTACTTCCTTTGGCTTCACCGGCAGGTTTGCCAAGGACTTGGTATCGTATAGGCAAGAGAATCATATTGTGCAGTTTCTGTTGACTCGAGCAACACAGTTTGTAGAATTCGGATGAACTCTCAGTGTTGTAAATCTGGTTTTCTAGCGCATGATGTGGTTAAGGTAATCTCAAATCCTGCTCTAAGGAAGGAGACTGTGTATATATGTTTGActttgatgggtttttttccttctgactcTCACTCCTTTTGCAGTTGGAAAGACGTCGAACCATGCCATTGTTCTGGCTCAGCTCTACACTCAGGGCCAGTGCAAAGGGCTGCATGCCTTCATTGTTCCCATACGGCAGCTGGGCACCCATGAACCTTTGCCAGGTAAAAATGAATGTTATAGGTTTAGCACTCATGAAATATGTTAGATCTGTTTCTCTGAAACTATATATAGAGCTGCATATGTCTTGTTAATGTACATGGCTTATTTCACTAGCTGATTTGAGTGAGTAGTTGCAGGTTACAGGGCTTAAAAGGAGTCTTTTCTTATGACTGAACTACCactaaatgatctttaatgTCATACTTTCAATGTGAGGGTTAGTTTGAGATTTGATTTTGTCCCTAGTGTTCCCCAGCTATGCGTTCTATGAGGCAGCACGtcctgctttcagaaaaggagagaaTACCTTTCATCATCATCTGGCTAGAAGTGAGCTGGATGATCTTTAGAGACAACTTCCCCAGGGACTGGATAGTAGGACTGCTTGTAAATTAGGAAGATCCCCATGTTCTGATGTCCTCTTGTGGTGGTTTAACCTGGTaagcagctaaacaccacacagccctTTGCCCACTCCCCCCACGGTAtaggggagagaatcagaaaaaccataaaactcatgggttgagataaaggcagtttaacaggacagaaaaggaaggaaagataaCAGGAGAATACACAAAACAAGCAGGGCATGGTGCAGTTGCgcaccacctgctgactgatgcccagccggTCCCCAAGTGGCAGGCTGCCATCTCCCAGCCAGTTCCCCCCAGTTTTATTgttcagcatgatgtcatatggtatggcatatccctttggccagtttgggtcagctgtcccagctgtgtcccctcccagcttcttgttACCCCTAGCCTcctcgctggcagggcagtaCGAAAAGCTGAAAGGTCCTTAACTTGGACTTTAGTCCAAGTTAACTAACTTTAGTTGTGCTcggcaacaactaaaacatcagtgtgttatcactATTATTCTCACCCTAAATCCAAAACGCAGCACTAAaccagctactgggaagaaattctatcccagccgaaaccaggtTACCGCTTTTCTATCAAGGAGACTAAGGTCCTCGTTAGCTGTTACTCCTAACAGTGCCAGGACTTGCTAGAAAACTAATAATCTCCTTATTGGAGAAGGCCTGAATCTTGTGTGGTGTTTAGTTcctattttttaatgcaagtgGCTTTATGTGTGGCAGGTATTACAGTGGGTGACATTGGGCCAAAATTTGGTTATGATGAAATGGATAATGGCTACCTGAAAATGGACAACTTCAGAATTCCTCGGGAAAACATGCTGATGAAATATGCCCAGGTAAAGCAGTGAATTTCAGCATATGCTATTAAAAATGGCCACTTCAAATCTCTTTTGTGGTTGAATAGTGTACCAGAAAGATTGTAGCTTGCTTGTAAGTGCTACCTGGTGAGTTTAGAACTTGATAAGTGAACATGTGACAGGgaggaaactttaaaaatcaacaggctgttatttttttctttttttggtaggTTGAACCAGATGGCACCTATGTGAAACCACTGAGTGACAAGCTAACCTATGGGACCATGGTGTTCATCCGATCTCTCATTGTAGGCGATTCAGCTCGCTCCCTGTCCCGGGCTTGCACCATTGCCATCCGCTATAGTGCAGTGAGACACCAGTCTGAGCTAAAGGCAGGGTAAGCGCAGTGAAATAAAAGAGCAACCGTAAGTGCTGAGGGAAAATTCTCAAATACTGGAGGGAAGAAGGACTGTGATTGATGTTGTTTGCTTTGGCACTTGATAGTTTCGAAAGACTTTCATCCGGGGGGGTGAATaatcttttgggtttttgaCTGCCAAAATGTCTTCCCTCTGCCAGAGGCTTTTTCTGTGTGGTCTTAGATAGACGGGCTTGAGACGGATGCGGCTTGTACTATCCAAGTGGAGAACCTCCTTAAAGCAGAATAGGACTTGTGCAGCAGTTTGCCACCCACTGGCGTGCTAATTcatctgtattttgctttaggGAACCAGAACCCCAGATCCTGGATTATCAGACCCAACAATACAAACTCTTTCCCCTCCTGGCAACAGcatatgcttttcattttgtggGAGCCTACATAAAAGACACCTATCATCGGATTAGTGGAGACATCAATGAAGGGGATCTGAGTGAGCTGCCAGAGGTACTGTGTCCTCTGGAAATCAGAGGGGTGTTTGTTGATTTTGTGTAAGGACTCATTATAGCATGAAGAAAAGGCATCAGGCCTGTTCGGCGTTCAGTCACGAGACATCTTTGTACTTTTTTAAGATGCAGAGATCCCAAGCCCGGTATGTGCTggtgattttacttttttatttgcacTATTCATTTAGCAGCCCTTTGTGAAAAATAGTGAGAAAGCTactgtgaatatattttttaaaaaggtgacTTTCCAGAAATGATGGCATATCACTTGGGACTGGAGTTAAAACTGGTCTTACGCTTGTGTTGTAGCTTCTTGATTGTTCTTCCAAGTGACTGGGGTAGAACTGGTTTGTTGATCAAAGGTGTCGGTACTATACTGAAGGGTTAGGTTTTTAAAGTGGTAGTTTTCAGTTCGAGATTCTGTCTGAGAACCTGATGTGACAATAGGCAATTGAAAAGAGTCTTGTACATATAACGCATAGAGACAGAAAGGATGGGGTACTACAAGCCTTTACACGTACAGAGGTTTTCATATAAATAGTTTGGTGCAGGGGAAGGTTCgtagaagaaaaacaaggcCCTGTGGGATGGTGGAAGGATGATGTCGACTCTGCTTTGTTCTGGGAGCTGCAGTACTTAGCCTGTACGTGTGTGAGCTAagaatgggaaataaaaaaaatctaaactggctttgcttttctccatcaGCTCCATGCGCTGACAGCAGGGCTGAAGGCGTTCACTTCCTGGACTGCCAATGCTGGCATCGAGGAGTGTCGGATGGCGTGTGGTGGGCACGGCTACTCTCGCTGCAGCGGCATTCCTGACATCTATGTCACATTCACCCCGTCTTGCACCTACGAGGGAGAAAACACAGTGATGATGCTGCAGACAGCTAGGTATGGTAGCTTCTGTCCAGAGATATTCTTGCCTTGGCATTATGGTCTTTGTAGCTAAGCGATGAGCAGAAGAGTATCCCATATTAGCATGAAACTGGTGTCTCATGTTTGTCTCTTGCCCTGTTTTGGACAGAAAAGTATATGCCTACAACTGTTCTTCGCTAGTCCGACCCTAGGTGAGATGACTTCTCTCTGTTCAAGCGACTCATGCATTAGAGTTGCTATTTGTTGTCTCTGTTTTCAGATTCCTTGTCAAAAGCTACACCCAGGTTAGCTCTGGGCAGCGGGTTGCTGGCATGGTGTCCTACCTTAACGATCTCTCCAGGCAACGCATTCAGCCACAGCACGTGGCTGCTAGGGCTGTGACAGTACGGATCAACGATCCAGTCAGCTTGGTGGAGGCCTACAAAGCACGTGCTGCCCGGTGAGTTCACGCTTACCAGACTGAGTCAAGCAATGGTAACGTTATGTGTTTTGGGAGATGGTAGTGGCGTGCTGCCCTGTAACGTTAGATTCTTGGGGTGTGGTTTGCAAAGCTTTGCTCCATGTGTTGCTTCCGAGAAGTGACACACTTTACCAGATTGGGGTCAGTCCTAAGTGCTGTGAGGTTACAGGAGGCTACATAGAGCCTATGCATAGCCTAGTTAATCTACTGTCTGCtccattttgaaatatctttttctaATTTACATGTAAAGTATATTAGAGCATACAAATACCAGTATTATTCAAACTGCTCAGACATCTGTCTGGAGAGAAACAATATTAAAACGTGTTGTGAAGGAAGTGTGAGAGCAGAACAGATGCCTACATGTAAGTATTCTAGCACCACATACCTGCTGCCAAGTGTTGTCTCACCCCTCTGTAGCTGTGTTCTAGCTGCAGCAGTGATGATAGGTGCTTCAGAGCCACAATTCTCACTCCAAGCGTGTATTCAGTCATGGCACATGACCTCTGAGTTCTTCTGATATGTTAAACTGAAATTCATATGAATTCAGTGTACGTAATCTAGTTACTGTAGCGTTACTGCATAATCTGGTTTTCTTACTTAAAAATAGGCTTGTAGAAGCTGCAGCAAAGAATTTGCAAGCTGAACTGAACCACAGGAAGAGCAAGGAGGATGCCTGGAACAGAACTTCTGTTGACCTTGTGCGAGCATCTGAGGTCAGTGATGTGCCCGATAAATGTGCTGTAAGACCTTCTCATCTCCTCATGAAACTGATTCACCTGCCTTTTGTTTCTCGTAGGCACACTGCCACTACGTGATAGTGAAGCTTTTCACAGCAAAGCTGGCTGAGATCAGTAATGCAGCTGTCCGTGCTGTCCTGACCGAGCTGTGTCTCCTGTATGCACTGTACGGGATCAGTAAGAACACAGGGGATTTCTTGCAGGTTGGTGTCCTACTCCAACACCGTAAATCTCTAGAGCCAGAGTCATTGTTTACAAAGATGCTttaaatgcaaagcagcaggaatGCTTCGGTGTAAGGTCTCAACTGTTGACTTCCAGAAGGCCGTTAGCAGGTCTGATGGAAGGCTCTTAGCAAGTTTCCCTTGTGATCTGCCAGAAGCAGAGTTGGATGATAAATGGTAACATGGCATCTGTCTAGGTTAgcttctgtgttttccagttGGTGACTAGGTgttgtatgttaaaaaaaaaaaaaagagttaataaAGGAGATAACATATTAGGCATGCACCAAGAGCTGTATGCATTTTTAAGTTAGTGCACAAAAGGGAGATAAATGTTAACCCATATTTCAGTGAATGGGTTTAGATTGTcaggtattatttttcttctcttcattctGTCAGTTTGAGAATGTATTTGTGcagcagtgttttattttgtcttcaggCAGACACGGTATGTTTtgtcttcccccttccctctttgCTGCATACCAAAAAGTTCCCTGAAACTAGAAGAATTTAATATACACGTGTCCATATTCTTCAAGAAAATTTGCCACTAAAGTTAGTATACAGGACCCTAAAGAATGAGTCTCCCTTCAAAGATTAAATAGCTGGGCAGTATGGTGGGCTATGCTGGGCATCTCCTTTTGCTTGTACACTTGTAGCAAATTGCTCATTTTGTTACTTAgtgcttagaaaaaaaccccaacaaccaagAAACTAGTGTTTTATGAACTGCTGCATTTTAGTGTGTGGGAAGGCTGATGACCTATGTTAAGCCGTAGGGGAAGGTTCCTGTGACTTGTGTATTCTTCTGATaatttcttccccctctccccaagGCGGGTATCTTGACCGATACCCAAATTACTCAAGTGAACCAGCGTGTGAAAGAGCTCTTGGCTATAATCCGTCCCAATGCAGTAGCACTGGTAGACTCCTTTGACTTTCATGATGTTCATCTTGGATCTGTGCTTGGCCGGTATGATGGGAATGTCTACGAGAACATGTTTGAGTGGGCAAAGAAATCCCCACTTAACAAAACAGAGGTAAAGAAACCTTACTTCTGCTTAGGTCACATGTGTCCAGAGAAATAACTTAATTTAGGGTTGTTAATTTTGATCCAGTGATGTCAGCAGGTAATTGATGAAGGGGGGAGAAGAATCACTAGTGGTAATGGACCAGAACTAGCAACCtacttctgcttctctgctttcagcGTACTTTCTTTAGTTACTCTCCCATGTGTACCTCACATCCATCCCTGCGGGATACTTCTGAGTTTCTCAGTTGAGGGAGGAAATCATACACTCCCTAGAGAAACAACTGAATGATCTCATCGagtttaaaagcagttttcactTGCTGTTAATTCCGCTTAGTGACAGTAGCTGTGAAAGCCTTACCTGTTTTCTGGTAAATCTGCCAGTGTGTTCAGGCAGTAGTAGTgactggagaagaaaataaattgctccCGTGTGGTACTTAAGTGTCAGGTGTTGCATATCTGTCCTAAGGCTGTAGCTGCAGCTGAGCTAATAAAGTAAACTGAACTGAGAAAAGTTGGTGTCCCTTTTCCATCAGCTGAAACAGAACTTTAAATCCTGTCTCAGTGGCCTTTACTGCCTTTATTTGACTGACACAGACTATCTCCTGCGATGGGCTGCCAGAGACTGCATCTGTAGTTAGATCCCACCAGaacttactcattttttttatacttccGAAGTCAGTGGGACTTAGGAGCTTCATTACAGTCCCCTTAGGAGACCTTgaccagttttgttttaattaaaatgccaaATAATTGTCTGTATGGGTATAAGAAACCCTGCATTCTTTTCTTACAAGAAAGGTAGTGGAGAGGGGCTTATATTCTCATGCTTTGTGTCATATAGACATGCAAATACAGGAGTTAGCTGGCTGTTCTTAGATCTCCAAAGTGCCCCTGATTCACATTTCCGTGGTGTAAAAACAAACTGCAAGATGTGAAGAGCTAAACTGTTTTAAAGATCAGGCCTGACTGTCTTAACCACTGTCTTGTCCTCTTACAGGTTCATGAGTCTTTCCACAAACACCTGAAGCCGATGCAAGCCAAGCTGTGAAgcctgctggttttttttaaaatgcacactTTTCCTGACCTGAAAACTGGGTGGTTTTGTCCTTTCTTCAGGCACCTAAATCAAACCTTTCAAATCCTGGTAGCTGTAGGACAGTGGATAATTGTAgcctttctttccacttttaTAAATGGAGGAGGTATTTGGGGAGAGTGTATAGGAACTGATGCCTGTTTTTAAAGTGCAATTATAATGGTAAAATTAACCTTTTAATAATCTAAGAAAGCTTTATGGATTCATACAAGGATTGCTTTTGTGAAGCTGCTAACTAGAGAGAAGTTACTGTCAGCTGGAAAGGTAGCAGGATTTTACTACTAAGTAGTTAACAGCCCTCAGGCAATAGCTTCTAATAAGCAGTTATGTCCTCCCTCCAAAAAGCATCAAtgtcttgatttattttaagactAGCACCGCCTCTCTCCTTGTTTGGCAAATATTTATGCGATCTAAAGCCTCCTGCACAGTTTTGTGCACGTGAGTCTGCATGTGGCACTACTTTCCTGATGTAACTGGGAAGTAAATATGCATCCTTCTCTGGAGCTCTGCTTCATTCATCTCTCCAGATGTGTTTTCTAATACATCCTCCTTTCACTGCCCTGCAGAAACTCCTGACTGTGTGCCGTCTCCAGCGCTGGCACCTTACTCTTTGTTGATAGGAACATAGTAATGctgctctgaggaaaaaaacaagtagtAATAATCAGCTGGGTGCTGGTAATAGATGTTCTGCCCTTCTTTTAACTATTAGTATTTTCGTAGCACtatctcaaagcactttacaaatgTTACTTTAGGGTGATTTGATGTGAAAAACCACGTGTAGTGGTAGAAACTGCAAATTTGACCTGGAATGACGAAGCCAGTATTTAGGGGCAGAAATCAGTTCACCAAGGTCCTTGGGTCTTCAGATTATCCTGGGATgttcctctgttttttaaaggcattcTTCAAGAAAATGACAATCCCAAGTGAAATGtccagactttttttcctacccATGCATTTCCAAGGAGCTTTCTCTGATTCacttaattttggttttatattgaCTTGGGACTTGCACAGTGCTGCCTGGATTTAACAGGTGAAAGATTTAGCTTTTAACCTCCTGATGCCCAGTGAAATCTGCAGCTACAACTACAAATCATTgctggtggtttgttgtttggtttttttttttttgcaactttGTCCAGTAACAATAAAACCTCTCTTAGCAACAGATAAGAGCAGCTTGAGCTTAAAATGGTAAAAAGCTTCAGCATGAATCCAAATCCTGCAGTTCTGAGGCAGTATCAGAGAAGCTGGTTTTCTGACAGCTTTTATTATTCAACTGTTAGTCTCTAATTTTTGGATCAGTTTTCATGGATGAGTTTTTCCTGGCACTAACAATGATCAGACACAATGTTTGTCTCCACGTGCAGTagctgaacagaaagaaatgtttaatttcaaataaaataatcaaactTGCCTTTTGGCTACTGAGTTTTTCAGGTCAAGTGGAAGCACACCAAAGGAGGCAAAGGGCTAGGGCCTGGCCTTTCGTTTATTCAGTAGGGCAGACTGCTGACCTGGGCAGGGATGATGGAGGAGCAggttaaaaatatgttaatgaGAACAGTACTAGCTAAATGTACAGAtttaataaattacaaaaaaatgtgttttcgGACAAAATGTCTCTCTTTCATGCGTTGCCTTCAGTGGATCTCATTTAAAGTCACGGGTGAAGTAGAATGTGCAGAAGACCTTAGTTGGATTTTATTTGTCTTATTTCCACTCCGACGTTTCTGGCTTTGctctgcagtgggctggggcagccggCCCAGTCCAACAGTTACCCTTGCCTCCGCTGCTGCTCACGACCAAGGCAGAAATTAAACTGGCAGAGAGCGGAGCGCTCTGTGGCATGTTGCTTGGTATTATTATGGCTCATAGGCAGGCAAAACCAGATCACTGCCGGCAGCGAAGATTTAAAAATGGTGTTTGGCAGCGGAAGCTTTAATTCATAGAAGGtctttctttaagaaatggTTTCCCCCTGTTTTTTTGGAGTTGGTAGTGATATAACAGCACGTGCTGTGCTTCCTTGCTGTTGGTGAGGGTATTGTACGCGTTTTGTCGTCTTACTGCTGTTGGGGGGTGAGGTGATACCTGAATGCCAGCGTCTGGTGTGACTTGCAGCGTCTGATGGTCAGCAGAGTTTTAAACGCTGTCAAATGGCCCCGCGTCCTCGCTGGGACTCATCGGTTTTGGACAAAATGTTGGTACCATTTCCACAAGTGTTGAGCCTCTTCTGCTCGAGTGTTGGTGATTTTGGTGTCGGGTCATGACGCGGTCTGTGACCACAGTTACCTGTCTTGATTTGAGCCATGGAGTCGTTTAAAAAAGTGCCACCTTTTGGCAGAGACTTTAGAAGGAGCCCGTGTTCATGGCTGGCAGCTTGCGTGGTTGGGGGGTCCGCAGGGTGTAATATCTCAAAGCCACGCGTTTCCCCAGGGATTTTCTGGAAGTGCCAACTCAAGTacaggagaaaggcaggagcagggctggctctgtcct contains:
- the ACOX1 gene encoding peroxisomal acyl-coenzyme A oxidase 1 isoform X2; amino-acid sequence: MMVMNADLRRERAAATFQPELLTHILDGGAERTRRRKEIEALVINDPDFQHEDLNFLSRSQRYEQAIRKSSLMVMKLREYGIADPEEIYWFKRTCLGNFPEPFSLHFSMFQKTLEIQATDAQKEKWLPLVHGVKIIGTYAQTEVGHGTHLRGLETTATYDPATQEFILNSPTVTSIKWWPGGLGKTSNHAIVLAQLYTQGQCKGLHAFIVPIRQLGTHEPLPGITVGDIGPKFGYDEMDNGYLKMDNFRIPRENMLMKYAQVEPDGTYVKPLSDKLTYGTMVFIRSLIVGDSARSLSRACTIAIRYSAVRHQSELKAGEPEPQILDYQTQQYKLFPLLATAYAFHFVGAYIKDTYHRISGDINEGDLSELPELHALTAGLKAFTSWTANAGIEECRMACGGHGYSRCSGIPDIYVTFTPSCTYEGENTVMMLQTARFLVKSYTQVSSGQRVAGMVSYLNDLSRQRIQPQHVAARAVTVRINDPVSLVEAYKARAARLVEAAAKNLQAELNHRKSKEDAWNRTSVDLVRASEAHCHYVIVKLFTAKLAEISNAAVRAVLTELCLLYALYGISKNTGDFLQAGILTDTQITQVNQRVKELLAIIRPNAVALVDSFDFHDVHLGSVLGRYDGNVYENMFEWAKKSPLNKTEVHESFHKHLKPMQAKL
- the ACOX1 gene encoding peroxisomal acyl-coenzyme A oxidase 1 isoform X1, which encodes MMVMNADLRRERAAATFQPELLTHILDGGAERTRRRKEIEALVINDPDFQHEDLNFLSRSQRYEQAIRKSSLMVMKLREYGIADPEEIYWFKSFVHRGRPEPLDLHLGMFLPTLLTQATPEQQDRFFMPAWNLEIIGTYAQTEMGHGTHLRGLETTATYDPATQEFILNSPTVTSIKWWPGGLGKTSNHAIVLAQLYTQGQCKGLHAFIVPIRQLGTHEPLPGITVGDIGPKFGYDEMDNGYLKMDNFRIPRENMLMKYAQVEPDGTYVKPLSDKLTYGTMVFIRSLIVGDSARSLSRACTIAIRYSAVRHQSELKAGEPEPQILDYQTQQYKLFPLLATAYAFHFVGAYIKDTYHRISGDINEGDLSELPELHALTAGLKAFTSWTANAGIEECRMACGGHGYSRCSGIPDIYVTFTPSCTYEGENTVMMLQTARFLVKSYTQVSSGQRVAGMVSYLNDLSRQRIQPQHVAARAVTVRINDPVSLVEAYKARAARLVEAAAKNLQAELNHRKSKEDAWNRTSVDLVRASEAHCHYVIVKLFTAKLAEISNAAVRAVLTELCLLYALYGISKNTGDFLQAGILTDTQITQVNQRVKELLAIIRPNAVALVDSFDFHDVHLGSVLGRYDGNVYENMFEWAKKSPLNKTEVHESFHKHLKPMQAKL
- the ACOX1 gene encoding peroxisomal acyl-coenzyme A oxidase 1 isoform X3; translation: MAAPGPWSQDHWHLRSNRSGTCFVHRGRPEPLDLHLGMFLPTLLTQATPEQQDRFFMPAWNLEIIGTYAQTEMGHGTHLRGLETTATYDPATQEFILNSPTVTSIKWWPGGLGKTSNHAIVLAQLYTQGQCKGLHAFIVPIRQLGTHEPLPGITVGDIGPKFGYDEMDNGYLKMDNFRIPRENMLMKYAQVEPDGTYVKPLSDKLTYGTMVFIRSLIVGDSARSLSRACTIAIRYSAVRHQSELKAGEPEPQILDYQTQQYKLFPLLATAYAFHFVGAYIKDTYHRISGDINEGDLSELPELHALTAGLKAFTSWTANAGIEECRMACGGHGYSRCSGIPDIYVTFTPSCTYEGENTVMMLQTARFLVKSYTQVSSGQRVAGMVSYLNDLSRQRIQPQHVAARAVTVRINDPVSLVEAYKARAARLVEAAAKNLQAELNHRKSKEDAWNRTSVDLVRASEAHCHYVIVKLFTAKLAEISNAAVRAVLTELCLLYALYGISKNTGDFLQAGILTDTQITQVNQRVKELLAIIRPNAVALVDSFDFHDVHLGSVLGRYDGNVYENMFEWAKKSPLNKTEVHESFHKHLKPMQAKL